One genomic window of Nitrosomonas sp. Is35 includes the following:
- a CDS encoding 2-hydroxy-3-oxopropionate reductase, whose amino-acid sequence MATIGFIGLGIMGKPMAEHLIKGGHRLFLHSRSGVPADLVALGGSAASSPEEVARHADIIITMLPDTPDVEKVLFGEHGVADGLQSDPGRSQIIVDMSSISPLATREFAVRLNALGHDYADAPVSGGDIGAQNATLTIMVGASKTVFDRIQPILALMGKSVTHIGDVGAGQVCKVANQIVVSSAIEAVAEALLFASKAGVDPAKVRQALLGGFAASKALEVHGQRMIERRFEPGFRIELHHKDLNIALQSAAELGVSLPTTATVRELFSACLAHGGAKWDNSAIVKMLEKLANHEIQKHPE is encoded by the coding sequence ATGGCCACTATCGGTTTCATCGGTCTCGGCATCATGGGCAAACCCATGGCGGAGCATTTGATCAAAGGCGGGCATCGTCTGTTTTTACACTCGCGCAGCGGCGTGCCTGCGGATTTGGTTGCATTGGGTGGCAGTGCTGCATCTTCGCCCGAGGAAGTGGCGCGGCATGCGGACATCATCATCACCATGCTGCCGGATACGCCGGACGTGGAAAAAGTGCTGTTCGGCGAGCATGGTGTAGCCGATGGGCTGCAATCCGATCCTGGACGGAGCCAGATCATCGTCGATATGAGTTCGATTTCGCCGCTGGCGACGCGAGAATTTGCCGTGCGGCTGAATGCGCTCGGGCACGACTATGCCGATGCGCCGGTGTCGGGCGGCGATATCGGTGCGCAAAATGCCACGCTGACAATCATGGTGGGTGCGAGCAAAACGGTGTTTGATCGGATTCAGCCGATCCTCGCGTTGATGGGCAAGAGCGTGACGCATATCGGCGATGTCGGCGCCGGACAGGTGTGCAAGGTCGCCAATCAGATTGTGGTGTCGTCGGCAATCGAAGCGGTGGCCGAGGCGCTGCTGTTCGCGTCCAAGGCCGGTGTCGATCCGGCCAAAGTGCGGCAAGCGTTGCTGGGCGGATTTGCCGCGTCGAAGGCGCTGGAGGTGCACGGGCAGCGCATGATCGAACGGCGTTTCGAGCCGGGGTTTCGCATCGAATTGCACCATAAGGATTTGAATATCGCGTTGCAAAGCGCCGCCGAATTGGGTGTGAGCCTGCCGACTACGGCGACGGTGCGCGAATTGTTTTCCGCATGTCTCGCGCACGGCGGCGCAAAGTGGGATAATTCCGCCATTGTCAAAATGCTGGAAAAACTGGCCAACCACGAAATTCAAAAACACCCTGAATAA
- a CDS encoding L,D-transpeptidase family protein, with protein MHKKYLSLFRDGLACGFCAGLLFLTGCQSIPTQQAASPVPVVKPLPIPVASHEFSFDPARDDVVGSVQVITASKDDTLSDIARRFNLGYEEIVSANPGIDPWLPKAGTRIVIPTQFVLPDAPRQGVVINLAAMRLFYFPKTKPGKPQKVITHPVGIGRVEWKTPEGMTRVASKTENPSWIPTPSIRREHAKNGDPLPAVVPPGPDNPMGTHVLKLDWPNYAIHGTDKPPSIGLRGSHGCLRMYPEDIVGIYRDVPVGTPIRIVNQPRLLGWRGNQLYLQAYPILEDDKRNHANLLKKSLSTVRATPKGKRDARRQAKVNQTLLTEVTRNPRAIAIPITQPEMTLHAYLNRAKLVQNTLPFNATWDGDMSRQLTANDVLEMANKESTRVR; from the coding sequence ATGCATAAAAAATATTTATCGTTGTTCCGTGATGGCCTCGCGTGCGGCTTCTGTGCCGGTCTTCTGTTCCTCACCGGTTGCCAATCGATTCCAACCCAACAAGCGGCGTCGCCTGTACCTGTGGTGAAGCCATTGCCTATCCCGGTCGCCAGTCATGAGTTCAGTTTTGATCCGGCGCGCGACGATGTGGTTGGTTCGGTGCAAGTTATCACAGCGAGCAAGGACGATACGTTGTCCGACATCGCGCGGCGCTTCAACCTAGGTTATGAAGAAATCGTCAGCGCCAATCCCGGTATCGATCCGTGGTTACCGAAAGCGGGTACCAGGATTGTGATCCCCACGCAGTTCGTGCTGCCGGACGCGCCGCGTCAGGGCGTTGTGATCAATCTCGCGGCGATGCGGTTGTTTTATTTTCCCAAGACCAAGCCCGGCAAGCCGCAAAAAGTCATTACGCATCCGGTCGGCATCGGCCGGGTGGAATGGAAAACGCCGGAAGGGATGACGCGCGTTGCCTCGAAAACGGAAAATCCCAGTTGGATTCCGACGCCTTCGATCCGCCGGGAACACGCCAAAAACGGCGATCCGCTGCCCGCCGTGGTACCACCCGGACCGGATAACCCGATGGGCACGCATGTATTGAAACTGGACTGGCCGAACTACGCCATTCACGGCACCGACAAACCACCCAGCATCGGCTTGCGCGGCAGTCATGGTTGTCTGCGCATGTACCCGGAAGACATCGTCGGCATTTACCGCGATGTCCCCGTCGGCACGCCGATCCGCATTGTCAATCAGCCGCGTTTGCTAGGCTGGCGCGGCAATCAGTTGTATTTGCAAGCTTACCCGATCCTGGAAGACGACAAGCGCAATCACGCCAATCTGCTCAAGAAATCGTTAAGCACTGTGCGCGCAACGCCCAAAGGTAAGCGCGATGCGCGGCGACAGGCCAAGGTCAATCAAACCCTGCTCACCGAAGTCACGCGCAACCCGCGCGCCATCGCCATTCCGATCACACAACCGGAAATGACGCTGCATGCTTATCTGAATCGCGCCAAGCTGGTGCAAAATACGTTGCCGTTCAACGCCACCTGGGATGGCGACATGAGCAGGCAGCTCACGGCAAACGATGTATTGGAAATGGCGAATAAGGAATCTACCCGGGTTCGATAG
- a CDS encoding DUF6970 domain-containing protein: MLKKYALGLMISLGLFTFSTVTTASEEQCTARYDVSKNRVHVPCVMIGEEKIWANLKLIQPENTFAIEGFDKDFLPLWLVQKIDGFIKVPTATDRPLLIRQFEYKGARVYYFASQCCDMFNILYDTTGNVICAPDGGFTGRGDETCPDFAETSIAGTIIWDDTKK, encoded by the coding sequence ATGTTAAAGAAATATGCGCTAGGGTTGATGATAAGTTTAGGACTTTTTACTTTTTCTACGGTAACTACAGCATCGGAAGAGCAGTGCACTGCACGCTACGATGTTTCCAAAAACAGAGTACATGTTCCTTGCGTGATGATCGGCGAGGAAAAAATCTGGGCAAATTTAAAATTGATTCAGCCAGAAAATACTTTTGCTATTGAAGGATTCGACAAAGATTTTCTTCCTTTATGGCTTGTGCAAAAAATTGATGGTTTCATAAAAGTGCCTACTGCTACTGATCGCCCCCTTTTGATCAGACAATTTGAATATAAAGGTGCAAGAGTTTATTACTTCGCCTCGCAATGCTGCGATATGTTCAATATCTTGTACGACACAACCGGCAACGTCATTTGCGCACCCGATGGCGGCTTTACGGGCCGCGGCGATGAAACATGTCCGGATTTTGCAGAAACAAGCATAGCGGGTACCATTATTTGGGATGACACAAAAAAGTAA
- a CDS encoding isoaspartyl peptidase/L-asparaginase, whose translation MTGKHQTLIDTAPIRLIIHGGAGAINRNRLTAEREQAYRQVLAESLTAGHAVLKAGGSSIDAVIAAIVLMEDSPLFNAGKGAVFSHEGRNELDASIMDGATSMAGAIAGVTTIRNPIRAAHAVMTQSKHVMLIGQGAETFAAEHGVEIVDPAYFYTQRRWDQLQKAIAKEQVVRDHDMDSGTPSPDGDEKHGTVGAVALDRYGNLAAGTSTGGLTNKRYGRVGDSPIIGAGTYADNRSIAVSATGSGEMFIQTAAAFNTAAQVRLQQIPLAEAADRTLAEVAALGGDGGLIVLDAQGRFAMRYNTSGMFRGSIGDDGVARTGIFPDDPDF comes from the coding sequence GTGACCGGAAAACACCAGACTCTCATTGATACCGCGCCCATCCGCCTCATCATTCATGGCGGCGCTGGCGCGATCAACCGCAACCGCCTGACTGCGGAACGCGAACAGGCTTACCGGCAAGTGCTGGCTGAATCGCTAACTGCCGGCCACGCCGTCCTCAAAGCGGGCGGCAGCAGTATCGACGCCGTGATCGCCGCGATTGTGTTGATGGAAGATTCGCCGTTGTTCAATGCCGGCAAAGGCGCGGTGTTCAGTCACGAAGGCCGTAACGAACTGGATGCATCGATCATGGATGGCGCTACGAGCATGGCGGGCGCTATTGCCGGGGTCACCACGATCCGCAACCCGATCCGCGCCGCGCATGCGGTCATGACGCAAAGCAAACATGTGATGCTGATCGGCCAGGGCGCCGAGACTTTCGCTGCCGAGCACGGCGTGGAAATCGTCGACCCAGCTTATTTCTACACACAGCGCCGCTGGGATCAGCTGCAAAAAGCCATCGCGAAAGAACAGGTGGTGCGCGATCACGACATGGACTCAGGCACGCCGTCGCCCGATGGCGATGAGAAACACGGCACTGTCGGCGCCGTGGCACTGGATCGCTACGGCAATCTCGCCGCAGGCACCTCGACCGGGGGACTCACGAACAAACGCTACGGGCGCGTCGGCGATTCACCTATCATTGGCGCGGGCACCTACGCGGACAATCGCTCGATCGCGGTATCCGCAACCGGCAGTGGTGAAATGTTCATCCAAACCGCAGCGGCGTTTAATACGGCGGCACAGGTGCGGTTGCAACAAATCCCACTTGCCGAGGCTGCCGACCGTACACTCGCGGAAGTCGCCGCGCTCGGTGGCGACGGCGGTTTGATCGTGCTGGATGCGCAAGGCCGCTTCGCGATGCGTTACAACACCAGCGGCATGTTCCGCGGCAGCATCGGGGACGATGGCGTTGCACGGACGGGTATTTTTCCGGACGATCCGGATTTTTAA
- a CDS encoding adenosylcobalamin-dependent ribonucleoside-diphosphate reductase yields MNDPHFTVPIAQHIWDTKYRYYEHGVALDTCIEDTWQRVAKALAVPEKSPDDSQARFYSILRDFKFLPGGRIQAGAGTAHQVTLFNCFVMGTIADSMDGIFDALKEGALTMQQGGGVGYDFSTLRPRGMPAASVGSVASGPVSFMRIWDSMCATILSTGARRGAMMGTLRCDHPDIEEFIAAKQDRSQLRHFNVSVLITDAFMTAVSRDDDWPLVFPASESETGGELLVRVWPGYGDTVPCKVYKRIRARTLWQKIMQANYDYAEPGVLFIDRINRLNNLYYCETIQATNPCGEVPLPPYGACNLGSINLTQFVRNPFTAQTSLDLEGIGAVAATAVRLLDNVIDVSHFPLARQAEQVQRSRRIGLGITGLADALIMLQIRYGGNEAEKITQQVMQHICHAAYQASIELAREKGAFPLLDKEKYLAGAFVRTLPKSIRSGIAQYGIRNSHLTAIAPAGTISLLANNVSSGLEPVFGSDYMRQVLKRDGCYADYAVTDYAAALWRKERARDDLPPAFVTAHALTPDEHLHMQAAIQPYVDQAISKTINVPADYDFEAFSTLYQKAYDFGLKGCTTFRPNAVTGEILHKPDVEHAAPHCCGLEREPD; encoded by the coding sequence ATGAACGACCCCCATTTCACCGTCCCCATCGCCCAGCACATCTGGGATACCAAATACCGCTACTATGAGCACGGTGTCGCGCTGGACACTTGTATCGAAGACACCTGGCAGCGTGTTGCGAAGGCGCTGGCCGTGCCGGAGAAAAGTCCGGATGATTCGCAGGCGCGCTTTTACAGCATTCTGCGCGATTTTAAATTTCTTCCCGGCGGGCGGATTCAAGCGGGGGCGGGGACTGCGCATCAGGTGACGTTGTTTAATTGTTTCGTGATGGGGACGATTGCCGATTCGATGGATGGCATTTTTGACGCGCTCAAGGAAGGGGCGTTAACGATGCAGCAGGGCGGCGGGGTTGGGTATGATTTCTCGACGCTGCGGCCACGCGGTATGCCAGCCGCCAGTGTCGGGTCGGTGGCTTCCGGGCCGGTTTCGTTCATGCGCATCTGGGACAGCATGTGCGCGACCATCCTGTCGACCGGCGCGCGGCGCGGTGCGATGATGGGTACGTTGCGTTGCGATCATCCGGATATCGAGGAATTCATCGCCGCCAAGCAGGATCGCAGCCAGTTGCGGCATTTCAATGTTTCCGTGCTCATCACCGACGCGTTTATGACCGCCGTCAGCCGTGACGACGATTGGCCGCTGGTTTTTCCTGCGAGCGAAAGTGAAACCGGTGGCGAGCTGCTCGTGCGTGTCTGGCCAGGCTATGGCGATACGGTGCCGTGCAAGGTGTACAAACGCATCCGGGCGCGTACGTTATGGCAGAAAATCATGCAAGCCAACTATGATTACGCCGAACCGGGCGTGTTGTTCATCGACCGCATCAACCGGCTGAATAATCTGTATTACTGCGAAACGATTCAAGCCACCAATCCGTGCGGCGAAGTGCCGCTGCCGCCTTACGGCGCTTGCAACCTGGGTTCGATCAATCTCACGCAATTCGTGCGCAATCCTTTTACTGCACAGACGAGTCTCGATCTGGAAGGCATCGGCGCGGTAGCTGCAACCGCCGTGCGGCTGCTGGATAATGTTATCGATGTTTCGCATTTTCCCTTAGCCCGCCAGGCTGAACAGGTGCAGCGTTCGCGCCGTATTGGTCTGGGTATCACGGGTTTGGCCGATGCATTGATCATGCTGCAAATCCGTTACGGCGGCAATGAAGCGGAGAAAATCACGCAGCAAGTCATGCAGCACATCTGTCACGCGGCTTATCAAGCTTCGATAGAACTGGCGCGGGAGAAAGGCGCGTTTCCGCTGCTCGATAAAGAAAAATACCTGGCCGGTGCTTTTGTGCGGACGTTGCCCAAATCGATCCGCAGCGGCATCGCGCAGTACGGTATCCGCAACAGCCATCTGACCGCTATCGCTCCGGCGGGTACTATCAGTCTGCTGGCCAATAATGTTTCGAGCGGGCTGGAGCCGGTATTTGGCAGTGATTACATGCGCCAGGTACTTAAGCGTGACGGCTGTTACGCGGATTATGCAGTGACCGATTATGCTGCCGCTCTATGGCGCAAAGAACGTGCGCGTGACGATCTGCCTCCGGCTTTCGTTACGGCGCATGCGCTGACACCGGACGAACACCTGCATATGCAGGCAGCGATCCAGCCGTATGTCGATCAGGCGATCTCCAAGACGATCAATGTTCCAGCGGATTATGATTTCGAAGCTTTTAGTACTCTTTATCAGAAAGCGTACGATTTCGGCTTGAAAGGCTGCACTACGTTCCGGCCTAATGCGGTGACTGGCGAAATTTTGCATAAACCGGATGTAGAACATGCAGCGCCGCATTGCTGCGGTCTGGAGCGGGAGCCGGACTAA
- a CDS encoding IS5 family transposase (programmed frameshift), with protein MEITETQYQQIEHCLPRQRGNVSHSNLQVLNAILYVAEHGCKWRGLPKRFGNWHTIYTRMNRWAKSGVLSHVFGQLQHQQIIRIRIETVSLDSTSIKVHPDGTGAFKKNGPQSIGKSRGGWTTKIHLVAADSRTTIGFALSPGHAHDAPEGRQLLLSLGPVNTPTYLLMDRAYEGDQTRQLALDLGYIPVVPPKANRLSPWEYNRAMYKKRNEIERLFRRLKGFRRIFSRFDKLDVVFISFIHFALIVEAIRLC; from the exons ATGGAAATCACCGAAACTCAATATCAACAGATCGAGCACTGCCTGCCGCGTCAGCGTGGCAACGTCAGCCATTCCAATCTGCAAGTTCTCAATGCCATTCTTTACGTTGCCGAGCATGGCTGCAAGTGGCGAGGACTGCCCAAGCGATTCGGCAACTGGCATACCATCTATACCCGCATGAATCGCTGGGCAAAGAGTGGTGTACTGAGCCATGTATTTGGGCAACTTCAGCATCAGCAAATCATCCGTATCCGTATTGAAACTGTTTCGCTGGACAGCACCAGCATCAAAGTCCATCCCGACGGTACGGGTGCGT TTAAAAAAAACGGCCCCCAATCCATCGGAAAATCTCGAGGTGGATGGACCACCAAAATTCATCTGGTTGCCGCAGATTCCAGAACAACCATAGGCTTTGCCCTCTCGCCCGGTCACGCCCACGATGCGCCAGAGGGCAGGCAGCTTTTGCTTTCCCTCGGTCCCGTCAATACGCCCACCTACCTGCTGATGGATCGTGCTTATGAGGGCGACCAAACCCGGCAACTGGCACTAGATTTGGGTTACATCCCGGTTGTTCCGCCCAAAGCAAATCGCTTGTCACCCTGGGAATACAACCGTGCCATGTACAAAAAACGCAACGAGATCGAACGATTGTTCAGAAGGCTCAAGGGATTTCGCCGCATCTTCTCCAGGTTCGATAAGCTCGATGTCGTCTTCATCTCCTTTATCCACTTCGCTCTCATCGTCGAAGCAATCAGATTGTGTTAA
- a CDS encoding polyphosphate kinase 2 family protein, giving the protein MKNHPVKPGSKLDLSQCDPDDTGDFQKTTQGKEEAKAATEKLIGKLDDLQERLFANGNRALLIVLQGMDTSGKDGVIKHVMSGINPQGCKVVTFKSPSAEELKHDFLWRVHQKAPEKGQIGIFNRSHYEDVLITRVHGLISDKVVQQRFNQINEFEELLFESGTCILKFFLHISKDEQKKRLEERINNPEKRWKFSTSDIEERKFWKNYMDAFEAMLSATSTDLAPWHIVPANYKWYRNLVIAQQVVTALENMKLATPPAPEGINFDTLKIE; this is encoded by the coding sequence ATGAAAAACCACCCAGTAAAACCCGGCAGCAAGCTCGATCTGTCGCAATGCGATCCTGACGATACCGGTGATTTCCAGAAAACCACGCAAGGCAAGGAAGAAGCCAAAGCTGCCACGGAAAAATTGATTGGCAAATTGGATGATTTGCAGGAGCGTTTATTCGCCAACGGCAACCGCGCGTTGCTGATTGTGTTGCAGGGTATGGATACCAGCGGCAAGGATGGCGTCATCAAGCATGTGATGTCGGGCATCAATCCGCAGGGGTGCAAGGTGGTGACGTTCAAGTCGCCGTCGGCGGAAGAGCTGAAACATGATTTTTTGTGGCGCGTGCATCAGAAAGCGCCGGAGAAAGGCCAGATCGGTATTTTTAACCGCTCGCATTACGAAGATGTGCTGATCACGCGTGTGCACGGCTTGATTTCGGATAAGGTGGTGCAGCAACGGTTTAACCAGATCAATGAATTCGAGGAACTCTTGTTCGAGAGCGGCACGTGCATTCTGAAGTTTTTTCTGCACATTTCCAAGGATGAACAAAAGAAACGGCTGGAGGAACGCATCAACAATCCGGAGAAACGCTGGAAGTTCAGCACCAGCGACATCGAAGAACGTAAATTCTGGAAAAACTATATGGATGCGTTCGAAGCCATGCTCAGCGCCACCAGCACCGATCTCGCACCGTGGCATATCGTGCCGGCCAATTACAAGTGGTACCGCAATCTGGTCATTGCGCAACAAGTGGTCACCGCACTGGAAAATATGAAACTGGCAACACCACCGGCGCCCGAGGGAATCAATTTTGATACCTTGAAGATTGAATAG
- a CDS encoding CHAD domain-containing protein yields the protein MEIELKLALQPRYVARIRRHPLLHAVAPQQRTLLSIYFDTPKFDLMQRGIALRVRQAGDQWIQTLKAETQSVGALTSRPEWEMAVTDGRHPDFSALPQAALDLLAGIKLKRIAPVFTTEFRRTTWQIGEGAAQAEVALDTGKIFAAELSRDICEVEIELKSGPAEFLFDIATQLLQQAPLHIEPRSKAERGYILCGAFSPSPVKAIRPGIDRDQPAGEAWHAIVQAALVQLSANVPGFLEQAENIEYLHQLRIALRRLRAGAQLAKSLGQEIPAWEQPLRALTHALNPARDWDVFHQEILPGILPVLATSAENTAVSETALALLHNAAAQARQRAQALLLAPVFTQLTLDIGRSLLITPINEHMRTTGTWAEVILEKRWQKLRKCCRGFARLDPAERHFARIAAKKMRYCVEAFAPLYGKRVNRFLNALTALQDELGIENDRRIALQLLYKLPHKSAALGFEFGCLSGVLASEAAQHPRLSPALWHRLARSKLFWH from the coding sequence ATGGAAATCGAGCTCAAGCTGGCTTTGCAGCCGCGTTATGTTGCGCGCATCCGGCGTCATCCCTTGCTGCACGCCGTTGCTCCGCAACAGCGCACTTTACTGAGCATTTACTTCGATACACCGAAATTCGATCTGATGCAGCGCGGTATCGCGTTACGCGTGCGCCAGGCCGGTGATCAATGGATACAGACGTTGAAAGCGGAGACGCAATCGGTCGGTGCGTTGACGAGCCGCCCGGAGTGGGAAATGGCGGTCACGGACGGCCGTCATCCGGATTTCTCCGCATTGCCGCAAGCAGCGCTGGATCTGCTCGCCGGAATCAAACTCAAGCGCATCGCGCCGGTATTCACCACCGAGTTCCGGCGCACAACGTGGCAAATCGGCGAAGGTGCCGCGCAAGCGGAAGTGGCGCTCGATACCGGCAAAATCTTCGCCGCTGAGTTATCGCGCGATATTTGCGAAGTGGAAATCGAACTCAAATCCGGTCCGGCGGAATTTTTATTTGATATTGCAACGCAATTACTGCAACAAGCGCCATTGCATATCGAACCGCGCAGCAAAGCGGAACGCGGCTATATCCTGTGCGGCGCGTTTAGTCCCAGCCCGGTCAAAGCCATTCGCCCGGGTATCGACCGGGACCAACCGGCGGGTGAAGCATGGCATGCCATCGTGCAAGCGGCACTGGTGCAATTATCCGCCAACGTACCTGGCTTTCTCGAACAGGCAGAGAACATCGAGTATCTGCATCAGCTGCGCATTGCGTTGCGCCGTTTGCGTGCCGGTGCGCAATTGGCGAAATCGCTGGGACAGGAAATACCTGCTTGGGAACAACCGTTGCGCGCGTTGACCCACGCACTGAATCCAGCGCGCGACTGGGATGTGTTTCACCAAGAAATTCTACCCGGCATCCTGCCCGTTCTGGCTACATCAGCCGAAAATACTGCCGTTTCCGAAACCGCATTAGCTTTGTTGCACAATGCCGCTGCGCAAGCGAGGCAAAGGGCGCAAGCATTATTGCTGGCACCGGTGTTCACCCAGCTCACGCTCGACATCGGCCGCAGCCTTTTGATAACACCAATTAATGAACACATGCGCACGACCGGAACATGGGCTGAAGTCATACTGGAGAAACGCTGGCAGAAGCTGCGCAAATGCTGCCGCGGTTTTGCCCGGCTGGATCCGGCCGAGCGCCATTTTGCGCGTATCGCCGCCAAAAAAATGCGTTACTGCGTGGAAGCGTTTGCACCGCTATACGGAAAACGGGTGAATCGATTCTTGAACGCTTTGACCGCTTTACAAGATGAATTGGGAATCGAGAACGACCGGCGTATCGCGCTGCAGTTACTGTACAAGCTACCGCATAAATCCGCCGCGCTCGGCTTTGAGTTTGGCTGCCTCAGTGGCGTATTGGCGTCCGAAGCCGCGCAGCATCCACGGTTATCTCCAGCCTTGTGGCATCGTCTGGCGCGATCCAAATTGTTCTGGCATTAG
- a CDS encoding GIDE domain-containing protein — MNQILADIPPQDYPYVLGAVIVAALTGFYFFMHNWKRLRLIEDTPTAKLRSAHQGYVELEGKGQFIDDRPIYAPLSNHPCLWYRSEIAQQETFTEKGRTQTRWNVVYTNTSDHRFRLTDGVSSCYVDPDRAEINGIEKLVWYGNSEWPTRTQILESQSIVHAMTNNYRYSEWLILPGQPLYILGQFSTWSAATQKSMRDVMINVINDWKKDQATLRERFDSNKDGNIDQQEWEVARSEAHAAAQQIHDELALEPDTSIMAKPNNPSRPFIISMYPQALLARKYRRSGYAALAGCILSICAAAWLVHVHG, encoded by the coding sequence ATGAACCAAATACTGGCTGACATTCCGCCGCAGGATTATCCCTATGTGCTGGGTGCGGTGATCGTTGCGGCATTGACCGGTTTTTATTTTTTTATGCATAACTGGAAACGGCTGCGCCTCATTGAGGACACACCAACCGCTAAATTACGCTCGGCGCATCAAGGTTATGTTGAATTGGAAGGAAAGGGGCAATTCATCGACGACCGGCCGATTTACGCGCCGTTATCCAATCACCCCTGTCTTTGGTACCGCAGTGAAATTGCCCAGCAGGAAACATTCACCGAAAAAGGCCGCACGCAAACGCGCTGGAATGTGGTGTACACCAATACCAGCGATCACCGTTTCAGGCTCACCGATGGTGTCAGCAGTTGCTATGTCGATCCGGATCGCGCGGAAATCAACGGTATCGAGAAACTGGTGTGGTACGGCAATAGCGAATGGCCAACCCGGACACAAATACTGGAAAGCCAGTCGATCGTTCATGCCATGACCAACAACTACCGCTACAGCGAGTGGCTGATACTGCCCGGGCAGCCGCTGTACATATTAGGGCAATTCAGCACTTGGTCTGCTGCAACACAGAAATCAATGCGCGACGTGATGATCAATGTGATCAACGATTGGAAAAAGGACCAAGCCACGTTGCGGGAACGGTTCGACAGCAACAAGGACGGCAACATCGACCAGCAGGAATGGGAAGTGGCGCGATCCGAAGCGCACGCCGCAGCGCAGCAGATTCATGATGAGTTGGCACTGGAGCCGGATACCAGCATCATGGCCAAACCCAACAATCCGTCGCGGCCTTTTATTATCTCGATGTATCCGCAAGCCTTGCTGGCACGGAAATACCGCCGCAGCGGCTATGCCGCCTTGGCGGGGTGCATCCTATCGATCTGCGCTGCTGCTTGGCTGGTGCATGTGCATGGATAA
- a CDS encoding LemA family protein — protein MIYISLAGLAIVFVYGVMLYNSLVDIKHSVSQAWSNIDILLKQRHDELPKLVETCKQYMGFEQETLKQVIAARSQVSNAREAGNIGALGAAENMLRMGLGNLFAVAEDYPELKASEKFRHLQARISGLENSIADRREYYNEAVKINNVRIEQFPDVIIANWFKFKPRDLLEFSDADKQDVNIGKLFG, from the coding sequence ATGATTTATATTTCCCTGGCGGGACTGGCCATCGTGTTTGTGTACGGCGTCATGTTGTACAACAGTTTGGTGGATATTAAGCACAGCGTATCGCAGGCATGGTCGAATATCGATATTCTTTTGAAGCAGCGCCATGATGAGCTGCCCAAGCTGGTGGAAACCTGCAAGCAGTATATGGGTTTTGAACAGGAAACGCTGAAGCAAGTGATTGCGGCGCGATCACAGGTTTCCAACGCGCGGGAGGCCGGTAATATCGGTGCGCTGGGCGCGGCGGAAAATATGCTGCGCATGGGATTGGGCAATCTGTTTGCCGTGGCGGAAGACTACCCCGAGTTGAAAGCCAGCGAGAAATTCCGCCATTTGCAGGCGCGTATCAGCGGATTGGAAAACAGCATCGCCGACCGCCGTGAGTATTACAACGAAGCAGTCAAAATCAACAATGTGCGCATCGAGCAGTTCCCCGATGTCATCATCGCCAATTGGTTTAAATTCAAACCGCGCGATCTGCTGGAATTCAGCGATGCCGATAAGCAGGATGTCAATATCGGCAAGCTGTTTGGTTGA
- a CDS encoding DUF4156 domain-containing protein, whose translation MNVCKELNQLTQAAMFVSIILSCTGASAQTGEVPPQPEKTKTVTMVVGEQGPDGCELLGKVKGSSKENDSGEVNTPYVDRLIKARNNLRNEAQQLGGDTVHIIYSNNSGRYEIPGADKEIIFVGNVYRCE comes from the coding sequence ATGAATGTTTGCAAAGAATTAAACCAGTTAACCCAAGCAGCCATGTTCGTTTCAATCATCCTGAGCTGTACCGGAGCTTCGGCACAAACGGGCGAAGTCCCGCCGCAACCGGAAAAAACCAAAACCGTCACGATGGTGGTCGGTGAACAAGGTCCCGATGGATGCGAGTTACTCGGTAAAGTGAAGGGTTCCTCGAAAGAAAATGACAGCGGAGAGGTCAATACTCCTTATGTGGACCGGTTGATCAAGGCCCGTAACAACTTAAGAAACGAAGCGCAGCAACTGGGCGGCGACACCGTGCATATCATTTACTCCAATAATTCAGGACGGTATGAAATACCGGGAGCTGATAAGGAAATCATATTTGTCGGTAATGTGTATCGCTGCGAATAA